The following proteins are co-located in the Macadamia integrifolia cultivar HAES 741 chromosome 3, SCU_Mint_v3, whole genome shotgun sequence genome:
- the LOC122072616 gene encoding uncharacterized protein LOC122072616 translates to MDQRIIASREHIEQMERDDTDAEIMMCMMLLMKARDSLYIREPIRDSKLTGPERVSEVLNGHVDRCYEQYKMERHVFLNLEALMRQHGWLEDSRYLRVDEQLAMFISIVGHNDRYRDIAEHFQRSLNTIGEHFKKVLRAFILLGQENIKPPNFSRCPKQILEKPKLYPFFKDCIGTIDGTHVSASVPLPKQIPYRGRKGDTTWNVMCACDLDMKFTFVYAGWEGSANDCRVFNEALNNPKFEFPHPPPGTF, encoded by the exons ATGGATCAGAGAATAATCGCATCTAGGGAACACATTGAACAAATGGAAAGGGATGACACTGATGCAGAAATcatgatgtgtatgatgttgttgatgaaagCACGTGATTCATTATACATTAGAGAGCCCATACGAGATAGTAAATTGACAGGACCAGAGCGAGTGAGTGAGGTTCTAAATGGACATGTAGACAGATGCTATGAACAGTATAAAATGGAACgccatgtcttcctcaaccttgAAGCATTAATGCGACAACATGGTTGGTTGGAAGATAGTCGATATTTAAGAGTGGATGAGCAGTTGGCAATGTTTATATCTATCGTTGGTCACAATGATAGGTATAGAGACATAGCAGAACACTTTCAGCGTTCTCTTAACACTATAGGTGAACACTTTAAGAAAGTGTTACGTGCTTTCATACTACTGGGACAAGAGAATATCAAACCTCCAAACTTCAGTCGTTGCCCTAAACAGATTCTTGAAAAACCAAAGCTCTATCCTTTCTTCAAG GACTGCATTGGCACGATTGATGGCACTCATGTTAGTGCTTCTGTACCTCTACCCAAACAAATACCGtacagaggaaggaaaggagatacgacctggaatgttatgtgtgcatgtgaccttgacatgaaattcacttttgtgtacgctggttgggagggttctgcaaatgattgtcgagtattcaatgaggcattgaataaccctaaatttgaatttcctcatcctccacctGGTACATTCTAA
- the LOC122073554 gene encoding uncharacterized protein LOC122073554: MSTEAPPVTVRPKLVTLNKAFQLAESWVNDMNGSAAEDSTEVEFEGRPLRLGLGAKVIHQSKRRALTDPVERKLRAKLDAGKRKAAQSIEESNPSEQNDILGEDDSEDEVSESRTNAFLKKRWTLPASSLHGKKKHK; the protein is encoded by the exons ATGAGCACGGAGGCACCACCGGTGACAGTTCGTCCGAAGCTGGTGACATTGAATAAGGCATTTCAATTA GCTGAGTCATGGGTTAATGACATGAATGGATCAGCAGCTGAAGATTCAACTGAAGTAGAATTTGAGGGCCGGCCCTTAAG GCTAGGACTTGGGGCAAAAGTAATACATCAGTCGAAACGCAGAGCTTTAACTGATCCTGTTGAAAGAAAATTACGTGCCAAGTTGGATGCTGGAAAAAGAAAAGCTGCCCAAAGCATAGAAGAATCCAATCCATCTGAGCAAAACGATATACTTGGAGAGGATGATAGTGAAGATGAGGTTTCAGAGAGCAGAACCAATGCCTTTCTGAAGAAGAGATGGACCCTCCCTGCCTCCTCTTTGCATGGCAAAAAGAAACATAAGTAA
- the LOC122074160 gene encoding uncharacterized protein LOC122074160, giving the protein MLTSKQTVNETAKWSQANVGTLIVLMVEEVKKGNKTTSTFNKAGWNNIANNFKEKTRVNCAIVQLKNKVNKLRQDYSQFKKLLETTDFGWDTASRTCTVDDESIWESHIKDNPTWARFKKHGLPQWPELCMVFGDTYLDGEGSGTQTTVLETMGADDARNMIESCDESSSADEVIPLDMSKSRVERDVSMSTASTQNAEQMYGITRAMEVLESGYELDEALYEKALRKLMADPQWREALISCPPHRKSILLPTLQ; this is encoded by the exons atgtTAACTTCAAAACAAACAGTTAATGAGACTGCAAAATGGAGCCAAGCAAATGTAGGCACCCTTATTGTTCTGATGGTAGAGGAAGTTAAGAAAGGAAATAAGACTACTTCGACTTTTAATAAAGCTGGTTGGAACAACATTGCCaataacttcaaagaaaaaactAGGGTCAACTGTGCCATTGTACAGTTGAAGAACAAAGTGAACAAACTAAGACAGGATTATAGTCAGTTTAAGAAGCTATTGGAGACAACTGATTTTGGTTGGGATACTGCTTCAAGAACTTgtactgttgatgatgaatccatCTGGGAATCGCATATTAAG gataaccctacttgggcacgaTTTAAGAAGCATGGACTACCACAATGGCCAGAATTATGTATGGTATTTGGTGATACATATTTAGACGGCGAAGGAAGTGGGACTCAAACTACCGTGTTGGAAACTATGGGGGCCGATGATGCTAGGAATATGATTGAGTCTTGTGATGAGTCAAGTTCTGCTGATGAAGTTATTCCATTAG atatGAGTAAATCAAGGGTAGAACGAGATGTGAGCATGTCCACTGCTTCAACCCAAAATGCGGAACAGATGTACGGGATTACTAGGGCCATGGAGGTGCTTGAGTCAGGATATGAGTTAGATGAAGCACTATACGAGAAAGCACTTCGGAAGTTAATGGCTGACCCGCAATGGAGAGAAGCATTAATTTCTTGCCCTCCTCATCGGAAGTCAATACTCCTTCCTACCCTTCAGTAG